The Maridesulfovibrio frigidus DSM 17176 genome has a segment encoding these proteins:
- a CDS encoding ribbon-helix-helix domain-containing protein — translation MCEIYSSTPPPEYEQITRSVRLNGLVTSIRLERRFWAILDDVAKQEELSLGKFLATLHEEAYSVHGEISNFASLLRVVCTTYLVKYQSAEAVA, via the coding sequence ATGTGTGAGATATACTCTTCTACGCCACCACCTGAGTATGAACAAATCACCCGCTCTGTCCGGCTAAACGGGCTTGTCACCAGCATCCGCCTTGAGCGTCGGTTCTGGGCAATACTTGATGATGTGGCGAAACAAGAAGAACTCTCGCTGGGTAAATTTCTAGCGACGCTCCACGAAGAAGCTTACAGCGTACATGGTGAGATATCTAATTTTGCATCTCTACTACGCGTAGTTTGCACCACATACCTTGTTAAGTATCAGAGCGCCGAAGCTGTCGCTTAA
- a CDS encoding MerR family transcriptional regulator, which translates to MDTKNNINNKSSAQSALTVGRLAKKFGLSRSTLLYYDTIGLLSPSSHMKGEYRTYSGKEEQRLEQICHFRKAGIPLKDIKRILDTPDTQLSAVLENRLKELNDEIASLHEQRQFISGILKSSPSVNVSGQLSKELWTELLRSSGFSDADMQDWHKAFEKSHPDRHQQFLEYLQIPNDEIALIRKWSVERD; encoded by the coding sequence ATGGACACCAAAAATAACATCAACAATAAATCATCTGCACAATCAGCATTGACGGTTGGCAGGCTTGCGAAAAAGTTTGGACTATCGAGATCCACTCTTCTTTACTACGACACAATCGGACTGCTTTCTCCTTCATCACATATGAAAGGGGAATACCGAACCTACTCGGGTAAAGAAGAACAACGACTTGAGCAGATATGCCATTTCCGCAAGGCTGGAATTCCATTGAAAGATATCAAGCGGATTCTGGACACTCCTGACACTCAGCTTTCAGCGGTACTTGAGAACAGGCTCAAAGAATTAAACGATGAAATAGCATCACTGCACGAACAGAGGCAGTTTATTTCCGGTATTTTGAAAAGCTCCCCTAGCGTGAATGTTTCAGGGCAGCTCAGTAAAGAGCTGTGGACAGAACTACTGCGAAGCTCAGGATTCAGTGATGCGGACATGCAGGACTGGCATAAAGCTTTCGAAAAATCGCACCCTGATAGGCATCAGCAATTTTTAGAATATCTACAAATTCCTAACGATGAAATTGCGCTTATTCGGAAATGGTCTGTTGAGCGCGACTAA
- a CDS encoding TetR/AcrR family transcriptional regulator: MTLKIVPINSQSETRKKILHAAYKCLAQIGFNRLTPDEIALRSGVSRKIIFHHYKGLENLLSDLGESGFYWPTTDELLANTPDEFPNMDPEKQVGAFFLSLRKELEERPETLRIMAWEMLEKSALSEELEDVRVRTALEFFEHLGDDVPDDVDLAAAVALLGGGISYLAIRSLNTKTYGGVSLQDEVGWERLEHAMHRMLKGLLFQ, encoded by the coding sequence ATGACTCTTAAAATTGTTCCAATTAATTCACAGTCCGAAACCCGTAAAAAAATTCTACACGCAGCCTACAAATGTCTGGCACAAATAGGGTTCAACCGCTTAACTCCTGACGAAATTGCTCTCAGATCAGGTGTTTCTAGAAAAATTATATTTCATCACTACAAAGGTTTAGAAAATTTACTAAGCGATCTTGGCGAATCTGGTTTTTACTGGCCCACCACAGACGAATTGCTAGCTAACACGCCAGATGAATTCCCAAATATGGACCCGGAAAAACAGGTCGGAGCATTCTTTCTATCACTTCGCAAAGAGCTTGAAGAACGACCAGAAACCCTGCGCATAATGGCGTGGGAAATGCTGGAAAAATCTGCGCTGTCCGAAGAGCTTGAAGATGTGCGAGTCAGAACGGCTCTGGAATTTTTTGAGCATCTTGGAGACGACGTTCCTGACGATGTAGACTTGGCGGCAGCTGTTGCCCTGCTGGGCGGGGGAATATCATACCTTGCCATTCGCTCACTTAACACCAAGACATACGGCGGAGTGAGCCTGCAAGACGAAGTCGGTTGGGAAAGACTTGAGCACGCGATGCATCGCATGCTCAAGGGTTTGCTTTTTCAATAA
- a CDS encoding TetR/AcrR family transcriptional regulator yields MKGKNKKEAILYAAQETFGRYGYAGTTMKMISERAGVAFGLVSHYFGSKEELFLTAGISMVDSLMEHLNDEIREATSGIDAVSTFMKSYLHYTLKHRNTFPILLRCSPFSDVQIDMDRTKISIKFQQLLNIIRECVDRGIEDGSIRNLSIDDTTTIIYSNIVGTVRTRFLSPYDLPNLYEETAEFVTRSIRTR; encoded by the coding sequence ATGAAAGGTAAAAATAAAAAAGAGGCGATTCTTTACGCTGCCCAGGAAACTTTCGGGCGCTATGGTTATGCCGGAACCACAATGAAAATGATCTCTGAGAGAGCTGGAGTCGCATTCGGACTTGTCTCGCATTACTTCGGGTCAAAAGAAGAATTGTTTCTAACCGCAGGTATTTCCATGGTGGACAGTCTAATGGAACATCTGAATGACGAAATTCGTGAAGCCACATCGGGCATCGACGCGGTTTCTACTTTTATGAAAAGTTACCTGCACTACACGCTGAAACACCGGAATACTTTCCCAATCCTCCTTCGCTGTTCACCTTTCAGTGATGTTCAGATTGATATGGATCGGACTAAAATTTCCATCAAGTTCCAGCAACTTCTCAATATTATTAGAGAATGTGTAGACCGGGGAATTGAAGATGGCTCCATCAGAAACCTATCAATCGACGATACTACTACTATCATCTATTCAAACATCGTCGGTACCGTAAGAACCAGATTTTTGTCTCCATACGATTTGCCTAATTTATACGAAGAAACGGCTGAATTCGTTACTAGAAGTATCAGAACCCGCTAA
- a CDS encoding DUF389 domain-containing protein has protein sequence MGLFSGKKVTAKVRTPLLFVTDVRREFLITDIIRSSAPSGMYYLLMVVASFIASIGLMANSPAVVIGAMLVSPLMMPIFGVSLGLVRGEITLIRTAIFSVAAGIFLGIGGSYLIGCFPVFFEVTNEITSRTQPNLLDLGVAAFAGIAGTVALIDEKVSPVMPGIAIATSLVPPLSASGLCLALHEYPEAWGAFLLFFANFLVILTVASVLFIITGFIPHSENAPLRRLIKHFSVSTIGLIIVAILLTHSLMEVATSRKIDKNLRTVARQVITSVPNTMIEAVKHEIEDGVVNGFIQLQGPKSISATLVKKIEKQTAEALDMPVQIIVRTNITQSISSDTRGNTNSLVNAHAKKQNVKLDKKVVILEQAELLLRSLMSEYPWYTLSSINFMQLDSGPGIIAEISGPERPLPEDVGKVEGMIRKRTKENSLTLIVRYFKSNDITRSGRNLFGRVYSAKESTISRKINESTMKHLKQIRHIFPIYVDTQKDGDGWKVLADITGERLIKSKEIRSIEGKLVKEIGAPIKLLIYSRTEAVITGDGLKPIESFSSTGARQYFSVN, from the coding sequence ATGGGCTTGTTCTCTGGTAAAAAAGTGACAGCAAAGGTGAGGACTCCCCTATTATTCGTCACCGATGTGCGGCGCGAATTTCTCATTACGGATATTATCCGCAGTTCCGCACCTAGCGGTATGTATTACTTGCTCATGGTTGTCGCCTCTTTCATTGCCTCCATCGGACTTATGGCGAACAGTCCCGCAGTAGTTATCGGGGCAATGCTTGTTTCTCCCCTTATGATGCCTATTTTTGGGGTGTCGCTTGGTCTTGTTCGTGGGGAAATAACACTAATACGAACGGCCATTTTTTCTGTGGCTGCTGGGATTTTTCTCGGAATTGGTGGGTCTTATCTTATAGGATGTTTTCCGGTCTTTTTCGAAGTTACAAATGAAATTACCTCCAGAACCCAGCCGAATCTTCTTGATCTTGGTGTTGCGGCCTTTGCCGGAATTGCCGGAACAGTGGCTTTGATAGATGAAAAGGTAAGTCCGGTTATGCCGGGTATTGCTATTGCCACATCACTGGTTCCGCCTCTTTCTGCCAGTGGGTTGTGCTTAGCTCTGCATGAGTATCCAGAAGCATGGGGCGCTTTTTTACTCTTTTTTGCCAACTTTTTGGTTATTCTTACCGTTGCAAGTGTTTTGTTTATTATCACAGGATTTATTCCCCACTCTGAGAATGCTCCATTACGCAGATTAATTAAGCATTTTTCGGTTTCAACCATCGGTCTTATCATCGTCGCGATACTGCTGACTCATTCCCTTATGGAAGTTGCGACCTCCCGAAAAATAGATAAAAATCTCAGAACAGTTGCTAGGCAGGTAATAACCTCGGTTCCTAATACAATGATTGAAGCTGTTAAGCATGAAATAGAAGATGGCGTTGTGAACGGGTTTATTCAGTTGCAAGGTCCTAAGTCCATAAGTGCGACATTAGTGAAGAAAATTGAAAAGCAGACAGCCGAGGCTCTGGATATGCCTGTTCAGATTATAGTGCGGACAAATATCACCCAGAGTATTTCCTCAGATACAAGGGGGAATACAAATTCGCTTGTAAACGCTCATGCCAAGAAGCAGAATGTTAAGTTGGATAAGAAAGTTGTTATATTAGAGCAAGCAGAACTATTACTACGCAGTTTGATGTCTGAATATCCATGGTACACTCTTTCTTCAATAAATTTCATGCAGCTAGATAGCGGGCCGGGCATCATTGCTGAAATAAGCGGGCCTGAGAGGCCTTTGCCTGAGGATGTTGGGAAAGTTGAGGGCATGATACGGAAAAGAACTAAAGAGAATAGTCTCACCTTAATTGTACGGTACTTTAAAAGTAATGATATTACTCGAAGCGGACGAAATCTCTTTGGTAGGGTCTATTCCGCAAAAGAATCTACGATATCGCGGAAGATTAATGAATCCACGATGAAGCATCTAAAACAAATTCGTCATATTTTTCCTATCTATGTTGATACTCAAAAAGATGGAGATGGCTGGAAAGTCCTCGCCGATATTACGGGGGAAAGATTGATAAAGAGTAAGGAAATAAGATCTATAGAAGGTAAACTTGTTAAGGAGATTGGCGCGCCTATTAAACTCTTGATCTATTCAAGGACAGAAGCTGTGATCACTGGTGACGGTTTGAAGCCTATTGAATCCTTTTCAAGCACAGGTGCGCGTCAGTATTTCAGTGTTAATTAA
- the epsC gene encoding serine O-acetyltransferase EpsC, giving the protein MVTKIGSSMLSDVVDALCEEESYQAVYHMPEHDRPMPSLEALSELVERLRAVIFPGYFGDSEIRPETMRYHVGGSLDIAYRILVEQVMRGHCFFCNTDDRTCTDCETAAKRIAAEFMQTLPEMRRLLATDVQAAYVGDPASKSPGETIFCYPSITALTHHRIAHELYKLEVDLIPRIIGEMAHSKTGIDIHPGAQIGDHFFIDHGTGTVIGETCIIGSNVRLYQGVTLGAKSFPQDDSGKLIKGIARHPIVEDNTIVYSGATILGRVTIGAGSVIGGNVWVTRDVEPGARLLQSK; this is encoded by the coding sequence ATGGTAACTAAAATCGGAAGTTCAATGTTGTCAGATGTTGTAGATGCTTTGTGTGAAGAAGAATCCTATCAGGCTGTATATCATATGCCTGAGCATGATCGCCCGATGCCTTCTCTTGAAGCTCTCAGCGAACTTGTGGAACGTCTCAGAGCTGTAATTTTCCCCGGCTATTTCGGAGATTCTGAAATAAGGCCGGAGACCATGCGCTACCACGTTGGTGGCAGTCTCGATATTGCGTACAGAATCTTGGTTGAGCAGGTCATGCGCGGGCACTGTTTCTTTTGCAATACAGATGACCGCACGTGCACTGATTGCGAGACCGCGGCTAAGCGTATCGCCGCAGAATTTATGCAAACTCTTCCTGAAATGCGCAGACTGCTAGCAACAGATGTTCAAGCCGCGTATGTTGGAGACCCCGCATCTAAAAGCCCGGGTGAAACTATATTCTGTTACCCGAGCATCACTGCGCTGACTCATCACCGCATCGCTCATGAATTGTACAAGCTAGAAGTGGACTTAATCCCCCGTATTATCGGTGAGATGGCTCACTCTAAAACAGGAATTGATATCCACCCCGGTGCGCAGATTGGAGACCATTTCTTCATCGATCATGGAACGGGTACGGTTATTGGTGAGACTTGTATCATTGGTAGCAACGTTCGTCTCTATCAAGGGGTTACTTTGGGGGCGAAGAGCTTTCCTCAGGATGATTCCGGCAAGCTTATCAAAGGAATTGCTCGTCATCCAATTGTTGAGGATAATACAATTGTATATTCCGGTGCGACAATTTTGGGACGTGTAACCATAGGCGCTGGTTCCGTAATCGGCGGTAACGTTTGGGTTACTAGAGATGTTGAACCTGGCGCTAGGTTGCTGCAGAGCAAGTAG
- the nifU gene encoding Fe-S cluster assembly protein NifU gives MWEYTDKVREHFLNPKNSGTIEGDDTVVGEVGSLSCGDALRLFLKIDDNGVIEDAKFQTFGCASAIASSSVLTEMVKGMTVEDAEKVSNQDIADALGGLPKEKMHCSVMGQEALEDAIRCYRGEEAAPAPEGEIVCKCFGVTDLQIKRAVIDNKLTTLEEVTNFTKAGGGCEDCHERIGEIIDEIRFGVTELDLKPLVVEPVKLTNIKRFQLVSQTIDEEIRPALHKDGGDIELIDIEGTEVIVSLRGACVGCPSSGVTLKDFVERRLKETVEEAITVREA, from the coding sequence ATGTGGGAATATACAGATAAGGTCAGAGAACATTTTTTGAATCCAAAGAATAGCGGAACTATTGAAGGCGATGATACTGTTGTCGGCGAAGTCGGAAGTCTTTCATGTGGCGATGCATTACGCTTGTTCCTTAAGATAGATGATAATGGGGTTATTGAAGACGCAAAGTTTCAGACATTTGGTTGTGCCAGCGCCATTGCCTCAAGCTCGGTGCTCACTGAGATGGTAAAGGGAATGACTGTTGAGGATGCTGAAAAGGTATCTAATCAGGATATCGCAGACGCTCTCGGTGGATTGCCTAAGGAAAAGATGCACTGTTCTGTGATGGGGCAGGAAGCTCTTGAGGACGCCATTAGATGTTACAGGGGAGAAGAAGCAGCCCCAGCGCCCGAAGGTGAAATTGTCTGTAAGTGCTTTGGCGTTACGGATTTACAGATCAAGCGCGCAGTTATCGACAACAAGCTTACCACTCTTGAAGAAGTTACCAACTTCACCAAGGCTGGCGGAGGCTGTGAGGACTGTCATGAGCGGATCGGTGAAATAATCGATGAAATCCGCTTTGGCGTGACAGAGCTAGATCTTAAGCCTCTTGTTGTAGAGCCTGTTAAGCTTACTAATATCAAGCGTTTTCAGCTTGTTTCCCAGACTATTGATGAAGAAATACGCCCTGCCTTACATAAGGATGGCGGTGATATAGAACTTATAGATATCGAAGGAACAGAAGTTATTGTTTCTTTACGCGGAGCTTGTGTAGGCTGTCCTTCCAGCGGTGTAACTCTCAAGGATTTCGTTGAGCGCAGGCTGAAGGAAACAGTTGAAGAAGCCATAACCGTGCGGGAGGCGTAA
- a CDS encoding DUF1007 family protein, whose product MNIIPDHPAKKLRSALVFFSFCAASFFILLSPNQAAAHPHVFVDCTLTFEFDAEGVRGIRQKWWFDEMFATMILGDFDVDHDNKLSPEEAKALENGAFVNLKNFDYFTTILVDGRKHTITNATEFKPTIEDSTLVYEFFIPCRVKEDGKKHTIISAIYDDSLYTAIQLNLTNKINGLPSSIAANLEVDVPEALAALFVQMTPEAAVLTFGPK is encoded by the coding sequence ATGAACATTATCCCAGATCATCCCGCAAAAAAACTGCGCTCCGCACTTGTGTTTTTTTCATTTTGTGCAGCCTCATTTTTCATACTGCTCAGCCCGAATCAGGCCGCCGCGCATCCTCATGTATTTGTGGACTGCACACTTACATTTGAGTTCGATGCGGAAGGAGTTCGCGGAATAAGGCAAAAATGGTGGTTCGATGAAATGTTTGCGACCATGATACTTGGAGATTTTGATGTAGACCACGACAACAAGCTTTCCCCGGAAGAAGCAAAAGCACTTGAAAATGGAGCCTTTGTTAACCTCAAAAACTTTGATTACTTCACGACCATCCTTGTTGACGGGCGCAAGCATACCATTACGAACGCAACAGAATTCAAACCCACCATTGAAGATTCAACCCTTGTTTATGAATTTTTCATACCCTGCCGTGTAAAAGAAGATGGCAAAAAACACACCATAATTTCAGCTATATATGATGACAGCCTATACACCGCCATTCAGCTTAATTTAACAAATAAAATAAATGGACTGCCGAGTTCAATCGCAGCAAATCTGGAAGTAGATGTTCCCGAAGCTCTTGCTGCCCTTTTCGTACAGATGACTCCCGAAGCGGCAGTGCTTACTTTTGGCCCTAAATGA
- the cysK gene encoding cysteine synthase A — protein sequence MNIHESMISLVGDTPLVKLGRTAEGCLGTVVAKLEFFNPCSSVKDRIGVSMIEEAEKRGDVKEGTVIVEPTSGNTGLGLAFVCAVKGYKLILTMPESMSQERKDLLKGFGAELVLTPAPKGMAGAINKAREIAEETADSFMPMQFANPDNPKAHRTGTAEEIWRDTDGKIDIFVAGVGTGGSVTGVGSVLKSRNPDVKIVAVEPSKSPVLSGGSPGPHGIQGIGAGFVPEVLQTDIVDEIVRVDDADALAMARRLLKEEGILCGISAGAAAHVAIEISKRKENKDKIVVFIVPDTGERYLSTALFQD from the coding sequence ATGAACATACATGAATCAATGATTTCTCTGGTCGGAGACACTCCACTGGTCAAACTGGGCCGGACTGCAGAAGGCTGTCTGGGAACAGTTGTGGCAAAGCTCGAGTTCTTCAACCCGTGTTCATCCGTCAAAGATCGTATTGGTGTTTCTATGATTGAGGAAGCAGAGAAGCGCGGTGACGTTAAAGAAGGAACTGTCATCGTTGAGCCTACCAGTGGTAATACTGGTCTAGGGCTTGCTTTTGTTTGTGCCGTAAAAGGGTACAAACTTATTTTGACCATGCCGGAAAGCATGAGTCAGGAACGCAAAGATTTGCTCAAAGGTTTTGGAGCAGAACTTGTTTTAACACCTGCTCCTAAAGGTATGGCGGGTGCTATTAACAAGGCTCGCGAAATTGCTGAAGAGACAGCAGATTCTTTCATGCCTATGCAGTTTGCTAATCCTGATAATCCGAAAGCTCACCGTACAGGTACCGCAGAGGAAATCTGGCGGGACACTGACGGTAAAATTGATATTTTTGTGGCTGGCGTGGGAACAGGCGGTTCTGTAACCGGAGTCGGTTCTGTTCTGAAAAGCCGCAACCCTGATGTTAAAATCGTGGCCGTAGAGCCATCTAAGTCACCAGTATTATCAGGCGGATCGCCTGGCCCTCATGGCATTCAAGGGATCGGCGCGGGATTTGTGCCGGAGGTTCTCCAGACGGATATCGTAGACGAAATCGTTAGAGTCGACGATGCGGACGCTCTTGCCATGGCCCGTCGGTTACTCAAAGAAGAAGGCATTTTGTGCGGTATTTCCGCAGGGGCAGCAGCACATGTGGCAATCGAAATTTCAAAACGTAAAGAAAATAAAGATAAGATCGTGGTCTTTATCGTTCCCGACACTGGTGAACGGTATTTAAGCACCGCACTTTTTCAGGACTAA
- the nifS gene encoding cysteine desulfurase NifS, whose translation MRPVYLDNNATTMVAPEVKEAIIPLLEEEYGNPSSMHGLGGRSGKYLSEAREKVAAGLGCEPSEIIFTSCGTEGDNTAIHSAIESQPTKKHIITTRVEHPAVLNVAKHLERKGYEITLLGVDSEGRMDPDHLREAIRPDTALVSVMYANNESGVISPIEELVEITKERGVLFHTDAVQAVGKIPLDLKKLPVDYLVLSGHKIHAPKGVGALYLRRNTPFRPFMLGGHQELGRRGGTENIPGIVGLGVAMDLAVSHIDEENTRVRAMRDRLEKGLMASIPDAMINGVEAARLPNTLSIAFKYIEGEAMLLLLDQFKICASSGSACTSGSLEPSHVLRAMGVPFTYAHGSLRFSLSVYNTDEDIDLVLKELPPIISRLREFSPFRRGDEGLDWVDDH comes from the coding sequence ATGCGTCCAGTATATCTTGATAACAACGCAACGACTATGGTCGCTCCTGAAGTAAAGGAAGCAATTATACCTTTACTGGAAGAAGAGTATGGTAACCCTTCCAGCATGCATGGACTTGGCGGCAGGTCCGGTAAGTACTTGTCTGAAGCTCGTGAAAAGGTTGCAGCGGGACTCGGATGTGAGCCTTCTGAAATCATTTTCACATCATGTGGAACAGAAGGCGATAATACCGCTATTCATTCCGCCATTGAATCACAGCCGACTAAGAAGCATATCATCACTACCCGTGTTGAGCATCCGGCTGTTTTAAATGTAGCCAAGCATCTCGAGCGTAAGGGGTATGAAATTACCTTGCTTGGAGTTGATTCCGAAGGGCGCATGGACCCTGATCATCTTCGTGAGGCCATCAGGCCTGATACCGCTCTTGTTTCTGTTATGTATGCTAATAATGAGTCCGGCGTAATTTCCCCTATCGAAGAGCTGGTTGAGATCACAAAGGAACGGGGCGTTTTGTTTCATACTGATGCGGTTCAGGCCGTGGGTAAGATTCCTCTTGATCTTAAGAAGTTGCCTGTCGATTACTTGGTTCTCTCTGGACATAAGATTCACGCCCCTAAGGGCGTAGGTGCTCTTTACTTACGCCGCAATACTCCATTCAGGCCGTTTATGCTGGGTGGACATCAGGAGCTTGGACGTAGAGGCGGAACCGAAAATATTCCGGGCATTGTCGGCCTTGGTGTGGCCATGGATCTGGCTGTTAGCCATATTGATGAAGAGAATACCAGAGTCAGAGCCATGCGTGATAGGCTTGAAAAGGGCCTTATGGCTTCTATCCCTGATGCGATGATTAATGGGGTTGAGGCAGCAAGATTGCCTAACACCTTGAGTATCGCATTCAAGTACATTGAAGGTGAAGCAATGCTCCTTCTGCTTGATCAGTTTAAGATCTGTGCAAGTTCCGGTTCTGCCTGTACTTCCGGCAGTCTCGAACCTTCGCACGTACTGCGCGCAATGGGTGTACCTTTCACCTATGCACACGGTTCGCTCAGATTCTCCTTGTCGGTTTACAACACTGACGAAGATATTGATCTGGTTCTTAAGGAACTTCCACCGATCATCAGCAGATTGCGTGAGTTTTCACCATTCCGTCGCGGCGATGAAGGGTTGGACTGGGTTGATGATCATTAG
- a CDS encoding MerR family transcriptional regulator: MGMSSSENFTKEQWVEVFKDAGFSDGDMHRWHIAFEKLYPAVHQKFLEHIHVPENEIGKIREWAKA, translated from the coding sequence ATGGGTATGAGCAGTTCTGAGAACTTTACTAAGGAACAATGGGTTGAAGTCTTCAAAGATGCCGGGTTTAGCGATGGCGATATGCACCGTTGGCATATTGCATTTGAAAAACTTTATCCTGCTGTCCATCAGAAATTTTTAGAGCACATACATGTGCCTGAAAATGAAATAGGAAAAATTCGAGAGTGGGCCAAAGCTTAA
- the buk gene encoding butyrate kinase: MYKVLVINPGSTSTSVALFCDEAVSLSAEVRHPRETIDQFSSVLEQKEFRTEQVLSLIKDSLKNGLPDIVVGRGGLLRAIPGGPYSINDEMIADLESGKYGVHPCNLGAMIARELAEKWSVPSMIMDPVVTDEMDPVAKVTGFSEIKRRSVFHALSQRGVARSVAAKLGVEYEKGKFIVAHIGGGASIGAHRDGRIVDVVNALDGEGPFSPERSGCLPVLPVLDLIQSGKFSFDELRKKVTSGSGIIGLLGTNDLREVEKRIEDGDKDAALVFDALAYNISKHICSFVPALMKGDSDKKAVNAVIITGGVANSKKLTCAVEEMVGMIGPVYVLTGLEEMEVMGMGGLSVLRGELIPADYSNGSIINSTES; the protein is encoded by the coding sequence ATGTACAAAGTTCTCGTAATAAATCCAGGTTCGACTTCCACATCTGTCGCCCTCTTTTGTGATGAAGCGGTATCTTTAAGTGCGGAAGTTCGGCATCCCCGTGAAACTATAGATCAATTTTCATCTGTGCTTGAACAGAAGGAGTTCCGTACAGAGCAGGTTCTTTCTTTGATAAAGGACTCGCTTAAAAACGGTCTGCCGGATATTGTTGTTGGCAGAGGTGGATTGCTTAGAGCTATCCCGGGTGGGCCATATTCTATAAATGATGAAATGATTGCGGATCTTGAAAGTGGTAAATATGGAGTTCATCCGTGCAATCTTGGTGCTATGATAGCGCGTGAGTTGGCAGAAAAATGGTCTGTTCCATCTATGATAATGGATCCTGTGGTAACCGATGAAATGGACCCTGTTGCCAAAGTTACTGGGTTTTCTGAAATTAAACGCAGAAGTGTTTTTCATGCTTTAAGTCAGCGAGGAGTGGCTCGGTCCGTTGCTGCAAAGCTTGGAGTTGAATATGAGAAAGGTAAATTTATTGTTGCCCATATTGGTGGTGGGGCTTCAATCGGGGCCCATCGAGATGGGCGCATTGTTGATGTTGTAAATGCTCTTGACGGAGAAGGTCCATTCAGTCCTGAAAGGTCTGGCTGTCTTCCTGTTCTGCCTGTTCTTGATTTGATACAGTCTGGAAAATTTTCATTTGATGAGTTACGTAAAAAAGTAACCTCGGGATCAGGAATTATTGGCTTGCTCGGGACAAATGATTTGCGTGAGGTTGAAAAGCGCATTGAGGACGGAGATAAAGACGCTGCGCTTGTTTTTGATGCTCTAGCTTACAATATTTCAAAGCATATCTGCTCATTTGTGCCCGCATTAATGAAGGGCGACTCTGATAAAAAAGCTGTAAACGCAGTTATTATCACTGGCGGCGTAGCAAATAGTAAAAAGCTGACCTGTGCAGTTGAGGAAATGGTCGGGATGATTGGCCCAGTGTATGTTTTAACAGGCCTTGAAGAGATGGAAGTTATGGGTATGGGCGGATTATCCGTTTTGCGCGGCGAGCTTATTCCGGCAGATTATTCAAATGGTTCTATTATAAATAGTACAGAGTCTTAA